The Clostridium sp. AWRP genome has a window encoding:
- a CDS encoding class I SAM-dependent methyltransferase, whose protein sequence is MHKFDIKKLEKLDNPKRRESMPPEEILKKFKIGDKGTLIDIGCGIGYFTIPASKIITNGNVIGVDIMTEILDIAREKAEDISNIEFKKSEEYSFPVEDSSIDYVFVCNVVHEIEDKVRFFTEVKRVLKNKGYVYIIDWDKRDMKDGPSVNERISKEELRNIVENLDFTFLEEVNINTEHYGLKFKI, encoded by the coding sequence ATGCATAAATTTGATATTAAAAAGTTAGAGAAATTGGATAATCCAAAAAGAAGAGAGAGTATGCCTCCTGAAGAAATTTTAAAAAAGTTTAAAATAGGGGATAAAGGTACATTGATAGATATAGGCTGCGGTATAGGTTATTTTACTATACCAGCATCAAAAATTATTACTAATGGAAATGTAATTGGTGTAGATATAATGACGGAAATTCTTGATATTGCAAGAGAAAAAGCAGAAGATATATCAAATATAGAATTTAAAAAGAGTGAAGAATATTCTTTCCCAGTAGAAGATAGCTCTATTGATTATGTTTTTGTATGTAATGTTGTTCATGAAATAGAGGATAAGGTAAGATTTTTCACTGAAGTAAAAAGAGTACTAAAAAATAAAGGATATGTTTATATAATTGATTGGGATAAAAGAGATATGAAAGATGGTCCATCTGTAAATGAAAGAATATCAAAAGAAGAATTAAGGAATATAGTTGAAAATTTAGATTTTACATTTTTAGAAGAAGTAAATATTAATACTGAGCATTATGGATTAAAATTTAAAATATAA
- a CDS encoding iron-sulfur cluster biosynthesis family protein yields MVKVTKRAVEKFNKIKQKDESMVNAMLRISFGGYGUGGPKLQLALDELKNNDDILVKVEGMNIVYNLELEAYVNGSIIDYSNNWFSPGFTISSPNSSSC; encoded by the coding sequence ATGGTTAAGGTTACTAAGCGGGCAGTTGAAAAGTTTAATAAAATTAAGCAAAAAGATGAGAGTATGGTAAATGCAATGTTAAGGATTAGTTTTGGAGGTTATGGCTGAGGTGGTCCAAAATTACAATTAGCTCTGGATGAGTTAAAAAATAATGACGATATACTTGTTAAAGTAGAAGGCATGAATATTGTTTATAATTTGGAACTCGAAGCGTATGTAAATGGATCAATTATTGATTATTCAAATAATTGGTTTAGCCCAGGATTCACTATAAGTAGTCCCAATTCTTCTTCATGTTAA
- a CDS encoding C-GCAxxG-C-C family (seleno)protein, producing the protein MTKASEYHKQGYTCGEAIIKAYNEKNGTSIPISLGSGMGAGFTVGSTCGAVGAAAVIIGFIKGRENGTDKNEARGLTNELMQDVKQKYGTETCKDLKRNGIGCAEIIEHTFEGLNHVLNK; encoded by the coding sequence ATGACAAAGGCATCAGAATATCATAAGCAAGGATATACCTGTGGAGAAGCTATAATTAAGGCGTATAATGAAAAGAATGGTACTAGCATTCCAATAAGCCTTGGCAGTGGCATGGGTGCAGGGTTTACTGTTGGAAGTACATGTGGAGCTGTTGGAGCTGCAGCTGTAATCATAGGTTTTATAAAGGGAAGAGAGAACGGTACAGACAAAAATGAAGCGAGAGGACTTACAAACGAATTAATGCAAGATGTAAAACAAAAATATGGCACAGAGACATGTAAAGATTTAAAGAGGAATGGTATAGGGTGTGCAGAAATTATAGAACATACTTTTGAAGGCTTAAATCATGTTTTAAATAAATAA